Sequence from the Prunus persica cultivar Lovell chromosome G5, Prunus_persica_NCBIv2, whole genome shotgun sequence genome:
TATGGTAAACTAAacttattttaagaaaatgtGAATTCATATTGCACAAGAGGGTATTTTGGTAAATGTGGATAACTAAGCGCCAATTTAAAACCCAGAATTTAAAAGTTCGGTTTTTTTCCTTGTCCACCCATTTTATACTGGAGGAGATCGTCccccttattttttattgatatAAAATCACATTCAGAGTCAGAGAGATGCACAGATAGCAAAGCAAGAAAGATGCTCATTCAATCTCAGTGCTCCGTCCTCTCTCCCATTCGCCTCACAAACCCTCACCGCAGTTTACCAATCATCTCCCGCCGTGCCCCTTTTAACGGTAATACGAATTTCATTCTttggaaatatatttctttaaatTCAGTGAatattttatgatattttgttttctttctccaaattaatttattattgttCAGCATGTCGAATGAATGGAGCTGTTGTGATCAGTACATGGTTGGGGAGGAAAAAGAATCGGGGAGTGACAGTTTCGGCTACGGAGGAGCAGAGCTCAAGCCTCAATGTGCAGAAGAAAAGGTTCCATTGCTCTTCcaacttttttcattttctttgatgAATAAATTTAAGAGGCAGACTTAAATATAAGTTTACCCAATTTGGGGTTTTGCATTTTTACTTGTATAAATTTGAGATTGGCTTTACCATATCTGAAAGTTGcattcttttgtattttctcttTGGGGTAATGCTGCATTTTTGTAACACTTTAGCTAACCATGTGACGTAGGCCGATGGGTGTTACTTGTTACATTAGTAACATTTCTCTAATTTCCATTTTACTCAGAAAGGTTGTTGACCACATATGCCTACTGAAAGCAAAGGAGGATTTATCTgatgaggaagagaaggatatgctggattttCTTTATACAACCCAGTATCAAATGCGAGGCATTCTTTCGGTATCATTAGGTGAGCTTTACTTGTATAAAATCAATAGTCAAAACAATGCTGTCTCAAACTTTCGAAACTCAAATACTTGTTTCAATTTAATCGTTTTTCTGTTGTCTGGTTTTCATTAAAATGTGGCCTTATATGTTCGATCACATTTGTAGGGCGTATCTTGAATGAAAATATCGACAAGTATACACATGCTGTCTACATGCGTTTCCAGAGAAAAGAAGACATTGGGAAGTTTTACGAGAACCCTTTCTACTTGCGAGTACTCAATGAGCATGTATTGCCTTACTGCCATGTATGCCCTGACATGTAAACACCGACACTCTGTGCTTTAGGCTTCCATTTCTTTAGTTTCTGCCTTATCAACTTTCCTTTGAATAgtttagtatttttttcaaCTTATTGGTAATGTATATAAACAGGGATTGACTAATGTGGATTACGAATCTGAAGTAGAAGACGATATCATACCTATATTCCGCAAAGGAGAGGTTGGAAGCAACATCCTTCCCAATTTGGTTTTATTGattgaataaaattatttcGAGTTCAGATACTAGATTCTTTGTCTAGTACACAGGAGTTCACGTACTTTATATCTCATTTCTAATTATGGCAATGAAGATGCATGCATTCAAAAGAATTTTAAGGCTTTTAAAACTGTACATGACTTTGCTTATTGGCATTTAAGTTctaatttttctgaaccaCTTTGGTTGCAACCTAACTTTCTAAACTCTTTTGGTTCTAGACATTTCCACGTGCTTTTTGTTTGTGATTTCTTGGATCTAAAAGTTCTTTCTCAAAAGGGAAGCTAATTGCTCTTGCAAGCAGGAATTCAACTTCGGTGTGgagtttgtgcttcttctttccttgGTTGATAATGCATCTGGACCCGTGGAAGAGGCATTGGTTTCTTTGGAAGGGCTTATTATGGGATTTCCATCCATAATAGTCCAATCTACTCAAGGTTTGTTTGAGCTAAAAGCTGATTAACTGCAAAACAAAGCATATTTCTCTTAGCTCTTGTTTCTGTTTGTACAATATTTATTCTGATGATATAGTAGAAACTCCAATGTGTGGTATGAAATAATTATGTATCATATCTTATTAGTATTTGATTTTCAGGTCTGAATTTTAATCCCAGCAGCAAGGAGTTTACACATGGAGTAGTGATCAGATTTCGGTCTCGTGAGTTCTTGTTTGCATTATGTAGATTCACATACATGCTGCCTTTGTTTTGTTGACTGTCATTCACTGGTATATTTTGTAGTTGACGCTTTTGAGATATTTGTGGGAAGctcagagtacaaagaagtgaGTAGTTTGTTTCTATTTCGATCCTATTTTTCCCCATCAACTTCGGCATGAACCTAAATAGAATGCATTCTTATCCAAATCTTActctaaacccaaaaaagaaaaagaaaaaaatatagttcTAAACATCTAGAGTCCATGATGAAAACTTTTAAGTGTTCCCAATCTTATATACCAGCTAGTATAGAGTTTGATTCTTGCCTAATTTGAGGTGCAGACACATTTTGGAATTATAGCTCTTAGATTTGTCTCCATTGCAGTCAACCGACATTTCATTAACATTTGGAAATTCTACGAAATTGCAGATATGGAAGTCTAAGTTTGATCAAATCACTCGGAAAACACTTTCGCTTCATTTTTCAGTTGATCCAGTCGGCAGTGAGATTATGTAGCGAAAATTCTTTGATGTTTGTTTCCCCTATTTGTCTAAACCACGAAATCTATGAAGAGTACTAAATCTTATAATGTATGAATAGAGCAATATATTTGGTTGGAAGCTCTGTCTATCTTGTCTAAACGCAAAAGTGTGCAATGTATTGGTGTCAGGACCATCTACCGTGCACTCAATCCATCTTGAAAAATCCTCTGTTCAAAATTCAAGCAATCTAATCAGTCCAATCCTTAGAGTTCATAAGAGGAAAAAGTGTTTACCATACAGTAGGACTAGGAACTgtatatttattcataataTTTCTGGTATGATTTCAAATCATCACCTGCATTTAGAGGAAAATTCTTTGTGAGGGATCTATATCATTCTGATCAGTCAAACTTCCACAGCGCTGGGTTGCTTGTAACATTAATTGTCTATGTGCTTTCTGgatgaataaaataaactaattttatatacaTGGCATTGGCATATGTACTTAAAATTTTCTACCTtcccatttgttttcttctaacATGGAAGTTACATCACAGAATCCTTCCAAATCTATTGTTTGACCTCATGTGGAAAAACAAACTAACACATAAATATGCAAAcagattttgaatattttaagtTTCAACTATTTTATACTCCACAAGAGCCAAAACTGTGCCCCACCACCCAAGACAAAATCAATTAGATGGTGTTTGCATGTTGACTTGTTATATACAGCATTACAGATGCTTTATAAGTACACACATACTTCTAGTTTGCGATGTAATTAAGTTAGCTGATCATCTCTTGTACTTTGAAAACTTTTTCTGCAAGAACTTGCTTCtgacttttttctttgaactataatatttatttagtgaTAGAATAAGAAAAGATCAAGATTATTCAGATCAGTATATTATCTATTTCTTCAACTAAGATATTCACCACATAATGCAGCCCCTCTTGAGAACATGTTTACCATTCAATCAAAAACTATTTACAGACTTACACTTTGTTCATAGACTAGTGTTGCTCACATTCTTTCCCAACTGGATCTATGAGACTATGagtacgaaaaaaaaaaatgatttacaCTAGAAACTGAGAAAAGTATTTGTCTGACTGAATAACACACTTAATTGCAAGAGGGCTGATCAGTTGTGAAGAGGGTTTGGTCCCTGTGGAACTTCTCGTAGAGAAACGCCTTTGAGGGGGCCGATCTCATCTCTGCTGCTGGATACCTCTGGAGCTTCTGTGGAGAAATGCCATGAAAACCTGGAATAGGATTCAGATTTATCTGTTTGCTTGGATTCTTTAGCTGTCACTCTGTGGATGTGACGATAACTTGATATCTGACTGATCATAAGCATGATCATGAAGACCACACATACGACTCTGAGATGCTGAATTCTCATGATTCTTGCGAtgataaatttcagtatttcttacaaagaaagaggaagcAAGTTAGGAAAACTAAGTATGTTCTCTCATTCCTCAAATGCAAGCAGGCGTGAAGTCTTTTAATATGGGATGGCAACCTATGGGAAAGATAGAGCCAAAACTCACAATTAATTCTACTGAAATGACATAAATGCCCGATCGTCGTTGCGTATTTGCGAAACATCCTTTAAAATACCCAAATTGCCCAAACTCAGAAAAATCATCTTGCATTTGTCATCTCTTTCTGCAGTTTTATGCATGCAGCTGTTGTTTCCAACTATACTAATCGAAGATGGTTTGTGTTGCAGCCTTGCAGGTCATTGCAGAAAGCTCTGAGAGTGTGATTATATGTAAACAGATGCCTGTTTTTGTACTTTTCTCTGAACTTAATTCTTGTACATTTGAAGGCTAATCTGGTCTTTTAGTACCCAATGAAGTGTTAATGTGAAAAACGGTTTGTGATGGGCTGTGGGGAGTTGACTTAAACATTAATTGTTTCTTTCTAT
This genomic interval carries:
- the LOC18778121 gene encoding uncharacterized protein LOC18778121, producing the protein MLIQSQCSVLSPIRLTNPHRSLPIISRRAPFNACRMNGAVVISTWLGRKKNRGVTVSATEEQSSSLNVQKKRKVVDHICLLKAKEDLSDEEEKDMLDFLYTTQYQMRGILSVSLGRILNENIDKYTHAVYMRFQRKEDIGKFYENPFYLRVLNEHVLPYCHGLTNVDYESEVEDDIIPIFRKGEEFNFGVEFVLLLSLVDNASGPVEEALVSLEGLIMGFPSIIVQSTQGLNFNPSSKEFTHGVVIRFRSLDAFEIFVGSSEYKEPCRSLQKALRV